The Nostoc sp. 'Lobaria pulmonaria (5183) cyanobiont' genome window below encodes:
- a CDS encoding SAM hydrolase/SAM-dependent halogenase family protein: MFICVIADYGTGDPAFTEVTQRLLMTFPHAQIHLLSVPAFSTLATGFWIAQLGLNPGPSDSDRLIYHNCAPRQDDPEARRDNEGEGLTYALLSNGVKVVGVNAGYTLSFIKDYTKELRAINVSRGGSQFRSRDVFPPAAAAIMNEDFSILGDSLKSEQIPDVPPDRIAWIDGYGNIKTTIGAHTLNLEPQSKIVIRIGDVVSDAVYSDGSFKVSEGTLAFAPGSSGWSKGDSGEPLRFLELFLRGGSAWERFGRPRVNQQVTQIA, encoded by the coding sequence ATGTTTATCTGCGTGATTGCAGACTACGGCACAGGAGATCCGGCATTTACTGAAGTCACACAACGTCTGCTGATGACTTTTCCCCATGCCCAAATTCATTTGCTTTCGGTTCCAGCATTCAGTACCTTAGCAACGGGATTCTGGATTGCCCAACTGGGACTCAACCCTGGTCCTAGCGATAGCGATCGCCTAATTTATCACAACTGTGCGCCTCGTCAGGACGATCCTGAAGCTCGTCGAGACAATGAAGGTGAAGGACTAACTTATGCCCTTTTATCTAATGGTGTAAAAGTCGTGGGTGTGAATGCGGGCTACACTCTCTCCTTTATCAAAGACTATACAAAGGAGTTGCGAGCGATCAACGTTTCTCGTGGTGGATCGCAGTTTCGCTCACGGGATGTGTTTCCTCCGGCTGCGGCTGCCATTATGAATGAAGATTTTAGCATTTTGGGAGATAGCTTGAAGAGTGAGCAAATCCCAGATGTTCCACCAGATCGAATTGCCTGGATTGATGGCTACGGCAACATCAAAACAACTATCGGGGCCCATACACTTAATTTGGAGCCTCAAAGCAAGATCGTGATCCGGATTGGAGATGTGGTCAGCGATGCAGTGTATTCTGATGGCAGTTTCAAGGTGTCTGAAGGAACTTTAGCTTTTGCTCCTGGTAGTTCTGGTTGGTCAAAAGGCGATTCAGGAGAACCATTGCGCTTCCTAGAGTTATTTCTGCGAGGAGGGAGTGCTTGGGAACGCTTTGGTCGTCCCCGTGTGAATCAGCAAGTAACTCAAATTGCCTAA
- a CDS encoding SDR family oxidoreductase: protein MAFPRECHSTSDEVAKAVVFLASDDSSYITDIELFVDGGVAQI, encoded by the coding sequence ATGGCATTCCCAAGGGAATGCCATTCAACATCGGATGAAGTCGCAAAAGCTGTCGTGTTCCTGGCTTCGGACGACAGCAGTTATATTACCGACATTGAATTGTTCGTCGATGGCGGTGTGGCACAAATCTAA
- the fghA gene encoding S-formylglutathione hydrolase produces MPNLNLISEFICFGGKLGFYSHPSSTCNGEMRFSIYQPPQATQKPAPILYFLSGLSCTEENFMVKAGGVQRFAAEYGLILVAPDTSPRNTGIAGEDDDWDFGTGAGFYVDATEEPWRKNYQMYSYIVEELPALINANFPTQPDKQGIFGHSMGGHGALVCAIRNPELYKSVSAFAPLAAPMRCPWGQKAFSGYLGSNQESWRAYDSSELVRQQRYHSSILIDQGTADKFLAEELLPKVFEQACADVNQPLNLRYQQGYDHSYYFIATFIEDHIRHHASALA; encoded by the coding sequence ATGCCTAACCTCAACCTCATTTCCGAATTTATTTGCTTTGGTGGCAAACTCGGCTTTTACAGTCATCCCTCCTCAACCTGTAATGGTGAAATGCGCTTTAGTATTTATCAACCACCACAAGCAACTCAAAAACCTGCGCCGATTCTCTATTTCCTATCTGGTTTGAGTTGCACGGAAGAGAATTTTATGGTTAAGGCGGGAGGAGTGCAGCGCTTTGCGGCTGAGTACGGTTTAATATTGGTTGCACCAGATACTAGTCCGCGTAATACTGGCATTGCAGGTGAGGATGACGACTGGGATTTTGGCACAGGTGCAGGCTTTTATGTTGATGCTACAGAAGAACCTTGGCGTAAAAACTACCAAATGTATAGTTATATTGTTGAGGAATTACCTGCTTTAATTAACGCAAATTTCCCCACCCAACCTGATAAACAAGGTATTTTCGGTCATTCAATGGGGGGACACGGGGCGCTTGTCTGTGCAATCAGAAACCCAGAACTCTATAAATCAGTATCAGCCTTTGCACCTCTAGCTGCACCTATGCGTTGTCCTTGGGGTCAAAAAGCTTTTAGTGGTTATCTTGGCAGCAATCAAGAAAGTTGGCGTGCTTATGATTCTAGTGAATTAGTCAGACAACAAAGATATCACAGTTCAATTCTCATTGACCAAGGGACTGCTGATAAATTTTTAGCTGAGGAATTATTACCAAAGGTGTTTGAGCAAGCTTGTGCAGATGTTAATCAGCCGCTAAACTTACGTTACCAACAAGGCTACGATCACAGTTATTATTTTATCGCCACTTTTATTGAAGATCATATCCGCCACCATGCCAGCGCTTTAGCTTAA
- a CDS encoding VOC family protein, translating to MTLKNTFGEYSFVSKVDVTDLEASVKWYKDKLGLVLESKYDTPSWRQFSIPDIERFAIGLNLSNSVVAGSTVSTFVVKDIVAARQSLIEKGVEVGPITDVGHGVQLSVFKDIDGNLLGLRQNPQS from the coding sequence ATGACATTGAAAAACACCTTTGGTGAATATAGTTTCGTTAGTAAAGTAGACGTTACCGATCTGGAAGCTAGTGTCAAATGGTATAAAGACAAACTCGGTTTAGTTCTTGAATCAAAATATGACACGCCTAGCTGGAGACAGTTTAGTATCCCTGATATTGAGCGCTTTGCAATTGGACTGAACTTAAGTAACTCTGTTGTTGCAGGTAGTACTGTTAGCACCTTTGTTGTAAAGGATATAGTTGCTGCTCGTCAAAGCCTTATTGAAAAAGGAGTTGAAGTTGGGCCAATTACAGATGTCGGTCACGGAGTTCAATTGTCTGTCTTTAAAGATATTGACGGAAACTTGTTGGGACTTCGGCAAAATCCGCAGTCTTAA